One part of the Chryseobacterium mulctrae genome encodes these proteins:
- a CDS encoding NUDIX hydrolase gives MSFGKDLLRKIKNAGLAGANAHGIFSPPSRPIFTYDQVLEKNPKFAAVNIVLYLKDNEWHFPLIVRSTNERDRHSGQISLPGGKREELDKDFAQTAIRETSEEIGIEKHYVRIIRELSPIYIPPSNFYVYPFISYTKKNPEFILQQSEAVEVIEFPITSFLNLPDSPEIMALPGAGGHEVPVINFNGYIIWGATAMILSEFSQLIKKM, from the coding sequence ATGAGTTTTGGAAAAGATTTACTACGAAAAATAAAAAATGCAGGATTGGCAGGCGCCAATGCACACGGAATTTTCTCGCCGCCCTCACGTCCTATATTTACATACGATCAGGTTTTAGAAAAAAATCCGAAATTTGCAGCCGTAAATATCGTTTTATATCTAAAAGATAATGAATGGCATTTTCCTCTGATTGTAAGAAGTACAAACGAAAGAGACCGACACAGCGGACAAATCTCTCTTCCCGGCGGAAAACGTGAGGAGCTTGATAAAGATTTTGCCCAAACCGCAATCCGTGAAACGTCTGAAGAAATAGGCATTGAAAAACATTATGTGAGAATTATACGGGAGCTCTCTCCTATTTATATTCCGCCAAGTAATTTTTATGTTTATCCATTTATTTCTTACACCAAAAAAAATCCTGAATTTATTTTGCAGCAAAGTGAAGCTGTAGAAGTGATAGAATTTCCTATTACTTCATTTTTAAATTTACCAGACAGTCCTGAAATTATGGCACTTCCCGGAGCCGGAGGTCACGAAGTTCCGGTAATCAATTTTAATGGATATATTATTTGGGGAGCCACAGCGATGATCTTAAGCGAATTCAGCCAGTTGATTAAAAAAATGTAA
- the tssO gene encoding type VI secretion system TssO, whose amino-acid sequence MQGQITLSKKEKHYQFFYLILMLIVALFFLGVIFLKGFSSPFSEADTNALQILDQKIKFDQQQKIGLKLIDTASARVNRLSLEIQQPVERNDAEYAIQDLANTFQNVMVNDQRKMAFPQIGKFFKMNMVDKERIMKMNETTKTFEKQFEECQLGYKEKSQTLRDRNNALNPR is encoded by the coding sequence ATGCAGGGACAGATTACATTATCAAAAAAAGAAAAGCATTATCAGTTTTTTTACCTCATATTAATGCTTATTGTTGCTCTTTTCTTTTTAGGAGTTATTTTTCTTAAGGGTTTTTCATCTCCATTTTCTGAGGCAGATACCAATGCATTGCAGATTTTAGATCAGAAAATAAAATTTGATCAGCAGCAGAAAATTGGTTTAAAATTAATAGATACCGCTTCAGCAAGAGTGAACAGATTGTCATTGGAAATTCAGCAACCTGTAGAAAGAAACGATGCTGAGTATGCAATACAGGATTTAGCTAATACATTTCAGAATGTCATGGTCAATGATCAGCGAAAAATGGCATTTCCGCAAATAGGGAAATTCTTCAAAATGAATATGGTTGATAAAGAGAGGATCATGAAAATGAATGAGACTACAAAAACTTTTGAAAAACAGTTTGAGGAATGTCAACTAGGATATAAAGAAAAAAGCCAGACTCTGAGAGATCGAAACAATGCTTTAAACCCCAGATAA
- a CDS encoding response regulator transcription factor — translation MSKLLTNTVRFSIADSDFYFKKIMIKTLLENPFNMLLNDCNNGHELINRIYRKQEDVFIIELFMPVLSGIEAIKFIRKNNSETPIITYSGTYQEDMAEILEKVPNIYYCQKNSNIIKDIIKGQITSQDFDYQAYSENWKQQPLAVQEYMNRQKKSQEELSSTEIQLMKFCYEGFSNKEIGEKLNLSTRTIDTYINRLTEKLGLKTKLHLIRFCVENGYYNSSM, via the coding sequence ATGAGTAAATTACTGACCAATACGGTAAGATTTTCTATTGCGGACAGCGATTTTTATTTTAAAAAAATAATGATCAAAACGCTTCTGGAAAACCCATTTAATATGCTGCTTAATGACTGCAACAACGGTCATGAGCTGATTAACCGAATCTACAGGAAACAGGAAGATGTCTTTATCATAGAGCTCTTTATGCCTGTTCTCAGCGGTATTGAAGCCATAAAATTTATCCGAAAAAACAATAGTGAAACACCGATTATCACCTATTCCGGAACGTATCAGGAAGACATGGCAGAGATTTTAGAGAAGGTTCCCAATATCTATTACTGCCAGAAAAACAGCAATATTATAAAAGACATCATCAAAGGACAAATCACTTCTCAAGATTTTGATTATCAAGCTTATTCCGAAAACTGGAAACAACAACCTTTGGCAGTGCAGGAATATATGAACCGTCAGAAAAAAAGCCAGGAAGAACTTTCATCAACAGAAATTCAACTGATGAAATTTTGCTATGAAGGCTTCAGCAATAAAGAGATTGGCGAAAAGCTCAATCTGAGCACACGTACCATCGATACGTACATCAACAGACTTACAGAAAAGCTCGGTTTAAAAACCAAACTGCACCTCATTCGCTTCTGTGTAGAAAACGGATATTACAATTCCAGCATGTAA
- a CDS encoding curli production assembly/transport component CsgF — MKNLTVVMILFAGTFLAKSQQLVYKPINPAFGGDTFNYQWLLSSANAQNQFDEKSNIDNLLSGLNSLDSFTQSLNRQILSQLSSKLFQEQFGDGALKPGNYIFGSLYLQVTSTAQGLLINILDTGSGDQSEIVIPK, encoded by the coding sequence ATGAAAAATTTAACCGTTGTAATGATACTTTTTGCCGGGACATTTCTCGCAAAATCTCAGCAACTGGTATATAAACCTATCAATCCCGCATTTGGTGGCGATACCTTTAATTATCAGTGGCTTTTGAGCTCAGCAAATGCTCAGAATCAGTTTGATGAAAAGTCTAATATAGATAATTTATTAAGTGGTTTAAACTCTCTAGACAGTTTTACACAAAGCCTGAATAGGCAAATCTTGAGTCAGCTTTCTAGCAAATTGTTTCAGGAACAGTTTGGTGATGGAGCATTAAAACCAGGAAATTACATATTTGGATCACTGTATTTGCAAGTGACTTCTACAGCTCAAGGACTATTAATAAATATTTTGGATACCGGTTCGGGAGATCAGTCAGAGATTGTCATTCCAAAATAA
- a CDS encoding carboxypeptidase-like regulatory domain-containing protein has product MKTFIKIFTILILIFSLGSCSEELVEQAQTGTLKGKVVKRGTNEPIQNAKIFTTPSTQTVFSDKDGLFEIKDLPIGNYSVKCELSGYVTNFQAVNIQNQGQLVTIVFEMNDDDSLNSPPTAPVLLSPIDNAVNQPLTVELKWNSTDPDTTDVLKYRLIVKNNLNTNIVEVNNLKEKHYTLDNLQFGVSYFWQVGVSDEIHPEVLSAVFKFTTNTVPANRYHYVRKQSGNFVIMSSDNLGSNFQYTASMYNSWRPRKNNNAGLIAFLRTESGGTHIYTANPDGSNPFKVTQIPVSGFNNYEMDFAWSTNGSMFIYSSFDKLYKINKDGSGQELLYTTPDGSLISECDWSYDNSKIALKTNNFNGYNVKIYIIDMLGNVLKNIVNGGLGAAGGLNFSVDGQKLLYTRDVSGYQDSNYRQLDSQIFIYNLVTDAILDVSTESDKPVGTNDLDPRFSPNDAQIILMNTSNDNISQKNVVVIDLNNTNTDFTRTTLFTNAEMPDYE; this is encoded by the coding sequence ATGAAAACTTTTATAAAAATATTCACCATTCTCATTCTGATTTTTTCTTTAGGATCATGCAGTGAAGAATTGGTAGAACAGGCACAAACAGGGACTCTTAAGGGGAAAGTTGTAAAACGTGGCACCAACGAACCGATACAAAATGCAAAAATTTTTACAACTCCAAGTACACAAACTGTGTTTAGCGACAAAGATGGTTTGTTTGAAATAAAAGATTTACCAATTGGAAATTATTCGGTGAAATGTGAACTTTCGGGTTATGTAACCAATTTTCAGGCGGTCAATATTCAAAATCAAGGGCAATTGGTTACGATTGTTTTTGAGATGAATGATGATGATTCGTTAAATTCTCCACCGACTGCTCCTGTGTTGTTGAGCCCAATTGATAATGCGGTCAATCAACCTTTGACCGTAGAACTCAAATGGAATTCTACCGATCCCGATACAACCGATGTTTTGAAATATAGATTGATAGTAAAAAATAATCTCAATACAAATATTGTTGAGGTAAATAATCTAAAGGAAAAGCATTATACGTTAGATAACCTTCAGTTTGGAGTCAGTTATTTTTGGCAGGTTGGCGTTTCAGACGAAATTCATCCGGAAGTTTTGAGTGCTGTATTCAAATTTACAACGAATACTGTTCCAGCAAATCGGTATCATTATGTACGTAAGCAAAGTGGAAATTTTGTAATCATGTCGAGCGATAATCTGGGAAGTAATTTTCAATACACAGCTTCTATGTACAACAGTTGGCGTCCGAGAAAAAATAATAATGCAGGATTAATCGCATTTTTAAGAACTGAAAGTGGCGGAACTCATATTTACACCGCAAATCCGGATGGTTCAAATCCATTTAAAGTAACTCAGATTCCGGTTTCCGGTTTTAATAATTATGAAATGGATTTTGCATGGAGCACGAATGGAAGCATGTTCATTTACTCCAGTTTTGATAAACTATATAAAATTAATAAAGACGGAAGCGGACAGGAACTTTTGTACACAACACCCGATGGAAGCCTGATTTCAGAATGTGACTGGAGCTATGATAACAGTAAAATTGCCCTGAAAACAAATAATTTTAACGGCTACAATGTGAAAATTTATATCATCGATATGCTCGGAAATGTTTTGAAGAATATTGTAAATGGTGGTTTAGGAGCAGCAGGAGGATTGAATTTTTCTGTTGACGGACAAAAATTGCTGTACACAAGAGACGTTTCAGGATATCAGGATTCTAATTACCGACAGCTCGATTCTCAAATTTTTATTTATAATTTAGTAACCGATGCTATTCTCGATGTTTCTACGGAAAGTGATAAACCAGTTGGAACGAACGATCTTGACCCAAGATTTTCACCAAACGATGCTCAGATTATTCTGATGAATACTTCTAATGATAATATTTCACAGAAAAATGTCGTCGTTATAGATTTAAATAATACCAATACAGATTTTACCAGAACTACACTTTTCACCAATGCAGAAATGCCTGATTACGAATAA
- a CDS encoding Rne/Rng family ribonuclease, with protein sequence MKKELIVSHEDDLTKIALLEDGRLCELHEEEDKNDFVVGDLFIGKVKKLAPNLNAAFVNIGYDKDAFLHYQDLGPQYLTYRKFLKDSVSKKQASSGLKNFEIQPEIDKNGTVDKIIAKDDIVLLQITKEPISTKGPRISTQISLTGRFLVLIPFDNKVSISKKISSSEEKVRLRTLIDSIKPEGFGVIIRTVAEGKKVADLHNDMNQLIQKWENTFKNIQKNKVPSKVLSEDDKASSILRDNFNQDFVNVFCDDEQMVDEMKNYLEVIAPERKNIVQFYDSHIPLLEYYNVEKQLKQSFGKHVNIPSSKGAYLVIEHTEALHVIDVNSGNNITAGNTANKEHALNVNKMAATEIARQLRLRDMGGIIVVDFIDMTNPDHRRDLYEHFKTEMSRDKARHKILPPSKFGLIQITRQRNRPEKQIDIKEENPNKDGEIVAPIVIVEKMGDTIRTIMQKEKGKLFLHVHPFVEAYLTKGLKSIQMKWFLKYKKWVTIIPRDSFKYLEYKIYNSNKEELSGYSN encoded by the coding sequence ATGAAGAAAGAACTAATAGTTTCGCATGAAGATGATCTTACAAAGATTGCTTTGCTGGAGGATGGAAGACTATGTGAACTTCATGAGGAAGAAGACAAAAATGATTTTGTAGTAGGAGATCTGTTTATAGGAAAAGTAAAAAAACTTGCACCCAATCTTAATGCCGCTTTTGTAAATATCGGCTATGATAAAGATGCATTTTTGCATTACCAGGATTTGGGACCGCAATACCTTACGTACCGAAAATTTTTAAAAGATTCGGTTTCTAAAAAACAGGCTTCATCAGGTTTAAAGAATTTTGAAATTCAGCCTGAAATCGACAAAAACGGGACTGTAGATAAGATCATCGCCAAAGATGATATCGTTTTATTACAAATTACCAAGGAGCCTATCTCCACAAAAGGACCACGAATTTCTACCCAAATTTCTTTAACAGGACGTTTTTTGGTTTTGATACCTTTCGACAATAAAGTTTCAATCTCAAAAAAAATCAGCAGTTCTGAAGAAAAAGTAAGACTTCGCACCCTGATCGACAGTATAAAACCAGAAGGTTTTGGCGTCATCATCAGAACAGTAGCAGAAGGAAAGAAAGTAGCCGATCTCCATAATGATATGAATCAACTGATTCAGAAATGGGAGAATACTTTTAAGAATATTCAGAAAAACAAAGTACCTTCTAAAGTCTTGAGCGAAGATGATAAAGCATCGTCTATTTTGAGAGATAACTTTAACCAGGATTTTGTAAATGTCTTTTGCGATGACGAGCAAATGGTAGACGAAATGAAAAATTATCTGGAAGTAATAGCTCCGGAACGAAAAAATATCGTTCAGTTCTACGACTCCCACATTCCTCTTCTCGAATATTATAACGTTGAAAAGCAGCTAAAACAAAGCTTCGGAAAACACGTAAATATTCCAAGTTCAAAAGGCGCTTATCTGGTGATAGAACACACAGAAGCGTTGCACGTAATCGACGTCAATTCCGGAAATAATATTACCGCCGGAAACACTGCCAATAAAGAACACGCATTGAATGTGAACAAAATGGCAGCCACAGAAATAGCAAGACAATTGCGTCTTCGCGATATGGGAGGCATCATCGTTGTAGATTTTATCGACATGACCAACCCCGATCACAGAAGAGATTTGTATGAGCATTTTAAAACAGAAATGAGCCGCGACAAAGCCCGTCACAAGATTTTACCTCCAAGTAAGTTTGGATTGATACAAATCACAAGACAAAGAAACCGTCCGGAAAAACAAATCGACATTAAAGAAGAAAATCCCAACAAAGACGGAGAAATAGTAGCTCCGATCGTAATTGTTGAGAAAATGGGAGACACCATCAGAACCATTATGCAGAAAGAAAAAGGAAAACTTTTCCTGCATGTACACCCTTTCGTAGAAGCTTACCTTACTAAAGGTCTTAAAAGCATCCAGATGAAATGGTTTTTGAAGTACAAAAAATGGGTCACCATTATTCCCAGGGATTCTTTTAAGTATTTAGAATACAAAATCTACAATTCTAATAAAGAAGAATTGAGCGGATATTCTAATTAA
- the csgH gene encoding curli-like amyloid fiber formation chaperone CsgH: MKSFYSLLVFLFLMLLPSSIFGQEDKRIIAKIENETIEKQLKIKAIVTNNTPTYVELNYLLVSIKKGENGNLSNNKQSGKFSINPGETKSLSEISVGLENKDALKAFLYIRDEQTQKLISKDSLEINQNFFNKKISQVEKEEAFELKGLTIDDTKTKVGRDFYDMFYIQYSQIPDKSTSSIKISELPARGTSGQINIEIDDKVIYSFITNPSEDYLTVQLAYTLRYIKEYNIRKNLIKNEFIY, encoded by the coding sequence ATGAAAAGTTTTTATTCATTATTAGTTTTTTTATTTCTTATGCTCTTGCCCTCATCAATCTTTGGGCAAGAGGATAAGAGAATTATAGCAAAAATTGAAAATGAAACAATTGAAAAACAACTTAAAATAAAAGCGATTGTTACTAATAATACTCCAACTTACGTAGAGCTTAATTATCTTTTGGTAAGCATTAAAAAAGGAGAAAATGGAAATCTTTCCAACAACAAACAAAGTGGAAAATTCTCTATTAATCCGGGAGAAACAAAATCTTTATCTGAAATCAGTGTAGGTTTAGAAAATAAAGATGCACTGAAAGCGTTTCTCTACATCCGTGACGAGCAAACTCAGAAACTCATATCTAAAGACAGTTTAGAAATAAATCAGAATTTTTTTAACAAAAAAATCAGCCAAGTCGAAAAAGAAGAAGCTTTTGAACTGAAAGGCCTTACGATTGACGACACTAAAACAAAAGTAGGAAGAGATTTTTATGATATGTTTTACATTCAGTATAGTCAGATTCCCGATAAAAGCACTTCAAGTATAAAAATTTCTGAACTTCCGGCAAGAGGAACCAGTGGACAAATAAACATTGAAATTGATGATAAGGTTATTTACAGCTTTATTACAAACCCAAGTGAAGACTATCTAACGGTGCAGCTTGCCTATACTTTAAGATACATCAAAGAATATAATATCAGGAAAAATCTTATAAAAAATGAATTTATCTACTAA
- a CDS encoding response regulator transcription factor yields the protein MKPKLTIFDEPLLYAEGLSKILVQNKIFSSIEIFNSYENLSKHIKNDPPEFLMISSGILVRTEMYSSIENIVAENKNIKIIVIGHSFDVTSIRKLFTKGIKSYLDKNSSYDEFLKSIQALISNEIYICDYAKEMMINYISHEQEKQNSHIKDPLTKREMEILKLICDGLSSKDIGERLFISINTVETHRKRILLKLNVRNSVGVVKYALENNIIH from the coding sequence ATGAAACCTAAATTAACCATCTTTGATGAGCCACTGTTGTATGCGGAGGGTTTATCAAAAATTCTTGTTCAAAACAAGATTTTTAGTTCGATCGAAATTTTTAATTCGTACGAAAATCTTTCTAAACACATCAAGAATGACCCTCCAGAATTTTTAATGATCAGCTCCGGTATTTTAGTACGTACAGAAATGTATTCTTCTATAGAAAATATTGTTGCTGAAAATAAAAATATCAAGATTATTGTAATCGGGCACTCTTTTGACGTAACATCAATTAGAAAACTTTTTACGAAAGGAATTAAAAGTTATCTCGACAAAAACAGTTCTTATGATGAATTTTTAAAATCTATTCAGGCATTAATCTCAAACGAAATCTACATTTGTGATTACGCGAAAGAAATGATGATTAATTACATCAGTCACGAGCAGGAAAAACAAAATTCTCACATTAAAGACCCTTTAACAAAGCGGGAAATGGAGATTTTGAAACTGATCTGCGACGGATTGAGCAGTAAAGACATCGGCGAAAGACTGTTCATCAGCATTAATACGGTAGAAACTCACAGAAAACGAATTCTTTTAAAACTCAATGTGAGAAATTCTGTGGGTGTCGTAAAATATGCTTTGGAGAACAACATCATTCATTAA
- the tssO gene encoding type VI secretion system TssO encodes MSTSREKKLNKSDVRLGIWKFILSFAILSAISFIVVFFFFKSYDRQLAGVDDEVRAYRELLIRDNLLHTHIDSIYARMELYDSDKAYNDNYLRTYILDNVREAQEIMGADSATNLKHYAVLMQKIKPMLNLKSQIVTVSAKQQIAIRDVQECQGKSNQINNKMKIDPTRKFTGRRR; translated from the coding sequence ATGTCTACGAGTAGAGAAAAAAAATTAAACAAATCTGATGTAAGATTGGGTATATGGAAGTTTATACTTTCATTTGCTATATTATCTGCAATATCGTTTATTGTAGTATTCTTCTTTTTTAAGAGTTATGACAGGCAGCTTGCGGGTGTTGATGACGAAGTTCGTGCATACCGTGAACTATTGATCCGTGATAATCTTCTTCATACCCACATTGACAGTATTTATGCAAGAATGGAGCTCTATGATTCTGATAAAGCTTATAACGATAACTATTTACGTACATATATTCTAGATAACGTTCGTGAAGCTCAGGAAATTATGGGAGCCGACAGTGCTACTAACTTAAAGCATTATGCTGTTTTAATGCAGAAAATTAAACCAATGCTTAATCTTAAAAGCCAAATTGTCACTGTTTCAGCTAAACAGCAGATTGCCATCCGCGATGTTCAGGAATGCCAGGGGAAATCTAATCAGATTAACAACAAGATGAAAATAGATCCTACCAGAAAATTTACAGGACGAAGAAGATAA
- a CDS encoding HU family DNA-binding protein encodes MTKAELVNTISNKLGTEKNETQKVVEAFMQEIRTSMYNGDNVYLRGFGSFIVKTRAAKTGRNISKNTAIEIPAHNIPAFKPSKSFVEKVKTKVAVK; translated from the coding sequence ATGACAAAGGCAGAATTGGTAAACACCATCTCAAATAAATTGGGGACCGAAAAGAATGAAACACAGAAAGTTGTAGAAGCTTTTATGCAGGAGATCAGAACTTCTATGTACAATGGAGACAATGTTTACTTAAGAGGTTTTGGATCTTTCATCGTGAAAACAAGAGCAGCAAAAACGGGAAGAAACATCTCTAAGAACACTGCAATAGAAATTCCTGCACATAATATTCCTGCTTTCAAGCCATCAAAATCTTTTGTGGAGAAAGTGAAAACTAAGGTTGCAGTAAAATAA
- a CDS encoding PKD domain-containing protein has product MNYFQKNRKNIIIGVIVTLLIAALVALWLQKKVIHSADDIEGVVFPSTLSTGDTLTFNDKTSFAKFKKWDFGDGQTSEKDKGIHFYSKPGYYNVTLIIDNKYSKSFPIIVSSRGIPKPKDSAATVTKIDAQTQAMQYENVQFRALSDATQFTWRFGETGKIDAKDKLAIYAFQKPGDYVVTLYTEKDLEPIQHRIKILQAYNSMQDEEPTLDELYAKKDNDFKYHLQQIANGNSFNMHYNYLLKTYLCNNENAIVKVADSKVNNFYLYCAGLQFDKNTVIQSVKLNFDDGMTCVTKVDINQSK; this is encoded by the coding sequence ATGAACTATTTTCAAAAGAACAGGAAAAACATCATCATTGGTGTAATTGTCACATTGCTTATTGCAGCACTGGTTGCATTGTGGCTGCAAAAGAAGGTCATTCATTCTGCAGATGATATTGAAGGAGTCGTTTTCCCGTCTACACTTTCTACTGGTGATACTTTAACATTTAATGATAAAACATCATTTGCAAAATTCAAAAAATGGGATTTTGGAGATGGACAGACTTCAGAGAAAGACAAGGGAATACATTTTTACAGTAAACCTGGTTATTACAATGTAACCTTGATTATTGATAATAAATATTCTAAATCTTTCCCGATCATAGTTTCCTCAAGAGGAATTCCAAAACCTAAAGACAGCGCTGCGACAGTAACTAAAATTGATGCTCAGACTCAGGCAATGCAGTATGAGAATGTGCAGTTTCGTGCGCTTTCAGATGCTACACAGTTTACCTGGAGGTTTGGTGAGACCGGAAAAATAGATGCTAAAGACAAATTAGCTATTTATGCGTTTCAAAAACCTGGAGATTATGTGGTTACATTGTATACAGAAAAAGATTTAGAGCCTATTCAGCACCGTATAAAAATTTTACAGGCATATAATTCTATGCAGGACGAAGAGCCTACGTTAGACGAGCTGTACGCTAAAAAAGATAATGATTTTAAATATCACTTGCAGCAGATCGCGAATGGTAACAGCTTTAATATGCATTACAATTATCTTTTGAAAACCTATCTGTGTAATAACGAAAATGCAATAGTAAAAGTTGCTGACAGCAAAGTCAATAATTTTTACCTGTATTGTGCGGGTCTTCAGTTTGACAAAAATACAGTGATACAGTCTGTAAAATTAAATTTTGATGACGGAATGACTTGTGTAACCAAAGTTGACATCAACCAAAGCAAATAA
- a CDS encoding CsgG/HfaB family protein codes for MKSYINVKMLFCIMVLSIVLGCGSMIGLPSSKEKSMIGEITPYTTELKNLPAPKEKIVIGVYKFRDQTGQYKPAENGNNWSTAVPQGTTTILIKALEDSHWFIPIERENIANLLNERQIIRSTRQEYLKDADKNNSQGLPPLLYAGILLEGGVISYDSNILTGGVGARYFGIGASSQYRQDRITIYLRAVSTLNGEILKTVYVSKTILSTSVNGSFFRYVDAERLLEAEVGMTQNEPVQLAVTDAIEKAVKSLIVEGVRDKIWGKAVDSNVKYQKLIDEYNAEQANSNKRLIGNKYPNDSRQNFSIFGNVETQQVKDDYVNPSTNIGGKVGIKYFLNKNFNLEGNANYFKIQNDNIMSRSFFVTEINLEYIIIPQYKLSPYVYGGVATMFSQDKSRYKAQVGGGLEYLVKQNIGLRLSSQYDMGFSDDWENLITGKRNDQAIRFGLGINFYIGKN; via the coding sequence ATGAAAAGTTATATTAATGTCAAAATGTTATTCTGTATAATGGTTTTGTCTATTGTATTGGGATGCGGTTCTATGATTGGATTACCTTCTTCAAAAGAAAAATCGATGATTGGTGAAATCACACCTTATACTACAGAACTCAAAAATTTACCAGCTCCTAAAGAAAAAATTGTTATCGGAGTATATAAATTTCGGGATCAAACCGGGCAATACAAACCTGCAGAAAACGGAAACAACTGGAGTACAGCAGTTCCGCAAGGTACCACCACAATTCTTATTAAAGCTTTGGAAGACAGCCATTGGTTTATTCCTATCGAAAGAGAAAATATTGCAAATCTTTTAAACGAAAGACAAATCATCCGTTCCACAAGACAGGAATATCTGAAAGATGCAGATAAAAATAACAGCCAGGGATTACCGCCATTATTGTACGCCGGAATTCTTTTGGAAGGTGGTGTCATTTCTTACGACAGCAATATTCTGACCGGTGGAGTAGGTGCAAGATATTTTGGGATCGGTGCTTCTTCACAATACCGACAAGATAGAATTACTATTTATCTGAGAGCGGTCTCTACTTTAAACGGAGAAATTTTAAAAACAGTTTATGTTTCCAAAACAATTCTTTCTACAAGTGTAAACGGAAGCTTCTTCAGATATGTTGATGCAGAAAGACTTTTGGAAGCTGAGGTTGGGATGACTCAAAATGAGCCTGTTCAATTGGCGGTAACGGATGCTATAGAAAAAGCGGTGAAATCTTTAATTGTAGAAGGTGTTCGTGATAAAATTTGGGGAAAAGCAGTTGATTCAAATGTGAAATACCAAAAACTTATTGATGAGTACAATGCCGAGCAAGCCAATAGCAATAAAAGATTAATCGGAAATAAATATCCTAACGACAGCAGACAGAATTTTTCAATTTTCGGAAATGTTGAAACGCAGCAGGTAAAAGATGATTATGTAAATCCTTCAACCAATATTGGTGGGAAAGTGGGAATCAAATATTTCCTCAATAAAAATTTCAACTTAGAAGGAAATGCCAATTATTTCAAGATTCAAAACGATAACATAATGTCTCGCTCATTTTTCGTTACAGAAATTAATCTTGAATACATAATCATTCCACAATACAAACTTTCGCCATACGTCTATGGTGGAGTTGCAACGATGTTTTCCCAGGATAAATCAAGATACAAAGCACAGGTTGGTGGTGGATTAGAATATTTGGTAAAACAAAATATTGGTTTAAGGCTTTCCTCGCAGTATGATATGGGATTCAGTGATGATTGGGAAAATCTCATAACGGGAAAAAGAAATGATCAGGCAATACGATTTGGTCTTGGAATCAATTTTTATATCGGAAAAAATTAA